A genomic stretch from Parus major isolate Abel chromosome 28, Parus_major1.1, whole genome shotgun sequence includes:
- the TMEM259 gene encoding membralin isoform X2, giving the protein MSENQPNANNHHPANNAGAAGGNNRGVRNPNLNQNPLINVRDRLFHALFFKMAVTYARLFPPSFRRVFEFFVLLKALFVLFILAYIHIAFSRSPINCLEHVRDKWPRDGILRVEIQRNSSRAPIFLQFCGVEKFPGMVVESTTEEEEEEEEEMTVDMFENSSIKFELDIEPKVFLKPSRVSSTELPHNDSQEFSFSDAATKVWPQEEYIVEYSLEYGFLRLSQSTRQRLSIPVMVVTLDPTRDQCFGDRFSRLLLDEFLGYDDILMSSVKALAENEENKGFLRNVVSGEHYRFVSMWMARTSYLAAFVIMVIFTLSVSMLLRYSHHQIFVFIVDLLQMLEMNMTIAFPAAPLLTVILALVGMEAIMSEFFNDTTTAFYIILIVWLADQYDAICCHTNTSKRHWLRFFYLYHFAFYAYHYRFNGQYSSLALVTSWLFIQHSMIYFFHHYELPAILQQIRIQEMLLQNQQVGQGTQTTLQDNLNNNTTAAPLEAGGRRAPLASGPPGEGSAPAALTPGEASSVIAAAASVGSDLNWVAETAAIVTEASFLSDLSTTLLDPTVVHEAVANGTPQEAATASGLVARIRVSSEHPETAVGSITIEVTSTSVVAAADAPPAAGAAPLALLQEGVVPSPSLPKQTEALEGSDSRAKPSGKNCTGSSSMAEPLAASGGDSDQDRGLEDRGESSPCPAPSERTPSSEPSSRNLS; this is encoded by the exons ATGTCCGAGAACCAGCCGAACGCCAACAACCACCACCCGGCCAACAACGCCGGGGCCGCCGGCGGCAACAACCGGGGCGTCCGCAACCCCAACCTCAACCAGAACCCCCTGATCAACGTGCGCGACCGCCTCTTCCACGCGCTGTTCTTCAAGATGGCAGTGACCTACGCGcgcctcttccctccctccttccgCCGCGTCTTCGAGTTCTTCGTTCTTCTCAAG GCTCTCTTTGTGCTCTTCATCCTGGCCTACATCCACATCGCCTTCTCCCGCTCTCCCATCAACTGCCTGGAGCATGTGAGGGATAAGTGGCCCCGCGATGGCATCCTGAGGGTGGAAATCCAGCGCAACTCCAGCCGGGCCCCCATCTTCCTGCAGTTCTGCGGGGTCGAGAAGTTCCCAGGAATGGTGGTTGAGTCCACcactgaggaagaggaggaggaagaggaagaaatgacTGTGGATATGTTTGAAAACAGCTCCATCAAG TTTGAGCTGGATATTGAACCCAAGGTGTTCCTCAAGCCATCCCGGgtgagcagcactgagctgcccCACAACGACAGCCAGGAGTTCTCGTTTAGTGACGCAGCCACTAAAG TGTGGCCACAGGAAGAGTACATTGTGGAATACTCTCTGGAGTACGGCTTCCTGCGCCTGTCCCAGAGCACACGGCAGCGCCTCAGCATCCCTGTCATGGTGGTGACCCTGG ATCCTACCAGGGATCAGTGCTTTGGGGACAGGTTCAGCCGCCTGCTGCTGGACGAGTTCCTGGGCTATGATGACATCCTGATGTCGAGTGTCAAAGCTTTAGCTGAgaatgaggaaaacaaag GTTTCCTTCGCAATGTGGTGTCTGGGGAGCATTATCGCTTTGTCAGCATGTGGATGGCCAGGACATCCTACCTGGCAGCCTTCGTCATCATGGTCATCTTC ACTCTCTCTGTCTCAATGCTGCTGCGCTACTCACACCATCAGATCTTTGTCTTCATCG TTGACCTATTACAGATGCTGGAGATGAACATGACCATTGCGTTCCCTGCTGCTCCACTCCTCACTGTCATCCTGGCTCTGGTCG GTATGGAGGCCATAATGTCTGAGTTCTTCAATGACACCACAACTGCATTCTACATCATCCTCATCGTGTGGCTGGCGGACCAGTACGACGCCATCTGCTGCCACACCAACACCAGCAAGAGGCACTGGCTCAG ATTCTTCTACTTGTACCACTTTGCCTTCTACGCCTACCACTACCGCTTCAACGGGCAGTATAGCAGCCTGGCACTTGTCACCTCCTGGCTCTTCATCCAG cactcgatgatttatttcttccacCACTATGAGCTGCCAGCCATCCTGCAGCAGATCCGGatccaggagatgctgctgcagaacCAGCAGGTCGGGCAGGGCACCCAGACCACGCTGCAGGACAACCTCAACAACAACACCACGGCTGCCCCACTCGAGGCCGGGGGCCGGCGAGCCCCGCTGGCCAGCGGGCCCCCCGGGGAGGGCAGCGCTCCGGCCGCCCTGACCCCCGGCGAGGCTTCCAGCGTCatcgccgccgccgcctccgtGGGCAGTGACCTCAACTGGGTGGCCGAGACGGCCGCGATTGTGACGGAGGCCTCGTTTCTGTCTGACCTGAGCACGACCCTCCTGGACCCCACTGTGGTGCACGAAGCCGTGGCCAACGGGACCCCTCAGGAGGCAGCCACGGCCTCCGGGTTGGTTGCCCGCATCAGGGTCAGCAGCGAGCACCCGGAGACGGCCGTGGGCTCCATCACCATCGAGGTCACCTCAACGTCCGTGGTGGCCGCAGCTGATGCTCCCCccgctgctggggctgcacccctcgccctgctgcaggagggggtggtccccagcccctcccttcCCAAGCAGACTGAGGCTCTCGAGGGCTCAGACAGCCGAGCAAAACCCAGTGGCAAAAACTGcacgggcagcagcagcatggcagagcccctggcagccTCGGGGGGGGACAGTGACCAGGACAGAGGTTTGGAGGACCGGGgggagagcagcccctgcccagcaccaTCAGAGAGAACGCCCAGCTCAGAGCCAAGCTCCAGGAACCTGTCCTGA
- the TMEM259 gene encoding membralin isoform X1: MSENQPNANNHHPANNAGAAGGNNRGVRNPNLNQNPLINVRDRLFHALFFKMAVTYARLFPPSFRRVFEFFVLLKALFVLFILAYIHIAFSRSPINCLEHVRDKWPRDGILRVEIQRNSSRAPIFLQFCGVEKFPGMVVESTTEEEEEEEEEMTVDMFENSSIKFELDIEPKVFLKPSRVSSTELPHNDSQEFSFSDAATKGMQPLRETVSEFEMLARAVWPQEEYIVEYSLEYGFLRLSQSTRQRLSIPVMVVTLDPTRDQCFGDRFSRLLLDEFLGYDDILMSSVKALAENEENKGFLRNVVSGEHYRFVSMWMARTSYLAAFVIMVIFTLSVSMLLRYSHHQIFVFIVDLLQMLEMNMTIAFPAAPLLTVILALVGMEAIMSEFFNDTTTAFYIILIVWLADQYDAICCHTNTSKRHWLRFFYLYHFAFYAYHYRFNGQYSSLALVTSWLFIQHSMIYFFHHYELPAILQQIRIQEMLLQNQQVGQGTQTTLQDNLNNNTTAAPLEAGGRRAPLASGPPGEGSAPAALTPGEASSVIAAAASVGSDLNWVAETAAIVTEASFLSDLSTTLLDPTVVHEAVANGTPQEAATASGLVARIRVSSEHPETAVGSITIEVTSTSVVAAADAPPAAGAAPLALLQEGVVPSPSLPKQTEALEGSDSRAKPSGKNCTGSSSMAEPLAASGGDSDQDRGLEDRGESSPCPAPSERTPSSEPSSRNLS, translated from the exons ATGTCCGAGAACCAGCCGAACGCCAACAACCACCACCCGGCCAACAACGCCGGGGCCGCCGGCGGCAACAACCGGGGCGTCCGCAACCCCAACCTCAACCAGAACCCCCTGATCAACGTGCGCGACCGCCTCTTCCACGCGCTGTTCTTCAAGATGGCAGTGACCTACGCGcgcctcttccctccctccttccgCCGCGTCTTCGAGTTCTTCGTTCTTCTCAAG GCTCTCTTTGTGCTCTTCATCCTGGCCTACATCCACATCGCCTTCTCCCGCTCTCCCATCAACTGCCTGGAGCATGTGAGGGATAAGTGGCCCCGCGATGGCATCCTGAGGGTGGAAATCCAGCGCAACTCCAGCCGGGCCCCCATCTTCCTGCAGTTCTGCGGGGTCGAGAAGTTCCCAGGAATGGTGGTTGAGTCCACcactgaggaagaggaggaggaagaggaagaaatgacTGTGGATATGTTTGAAAACAGCTCCATCAAG TTTGAGCTGGATATTGAACCCAAGGTGTTCCTCAAGCCATCCCGGgtgagcagcactgagctgcccCACAACGACAGCCAGGAGTTCTCGTTTAGTGACGCAGCCACTAAAGGTATGCAGCCTCTGCGGGAGACTGTGTCCGAGTTTGAGATGCTAGCCCGAGCAG TGTGGCCACAGGAAGAGTACATTGTGGAATACTCTCTGGAGTACGGCTTCCTGCGCCTGTCCCAGAGCACACGGCAGCGCCTCAGCATCCCTGTCATGGTGGTGACCCTGG ATCCTACCAGGGATCAGTGCTTTGGGGACAGGTTCAGCCGCCTGCTGCTGGACGAGTTCCTGGGCTATGATGACATCCTGATGTCGAGTGTCAAAGCTTTAGCTGAgaatgaggaaaacaaag GTTTCCTTCGCAATGTGGTGTCTGGGGAGCATTATCGCTTTGTCAGCATGTGGATGGCCAGGACATCCTACCTGGCAGCCTTCGTCATCATGGTCATCTTC ACTCTCTCTGTCTCAATGCTGCTGCGCTACTCACACCATCAGATCTTTGTCTTCATCG TTGACCTATTACAGATGCTGGAGATGAACATGACCATTGCGTTCCCTGCTGCTCCACTCCTCACTGTCATCCTGGCTCTGGTCG GTATGGAGGCCATAATGTCTGAGTTCTTCAATGACACCACAACTGCATTCTACATCATCCTCATCGTGTGGCTGGCGGACCAGTACGACGCCATCTGCTGCCACACCAACACCAGCAAGAGGCACTGGCTCAG ATTCTTCTACTTGTACCACTTTGCCTTCTACGCCTACCACTACCGCTTCAACGGGCAGTATAGCAGCCTGGCACTTGTCACCTCCTGGCTCTTCATCCAG cactcgatgatttatttcttccacCACTATGAGCTGCCAGCCATCCTGCAGCAGATCCGGatccaggagatgctgctgcagaacCAGCAGGTCGGGCAGGGCACCCAGACCACGCTGCAGGACAACCTCAACAACAACACCACGGCTGCCCCACTCGAGGCCGGGGGCCGGCGAGCCCCGCTGGCCAGCGGGCCCCCCGGGGAGGGCAGCGCTCCGGCCGCCCTGACCCCCGGCGAGGCTTCCAGCGTCatcgccgccgccgcctccgtGGGCAGTGACCTCAACTGGGTGGCCGAGACGGCCGCGATTGTGACGGAGGCCTCGTTTCTGTCTGACCTGAGCACGACCCTCCTGGACCCCACTGTGGTGCACGAAGCCGTGGCCAACGGGACCCCTCAGGAGGCAGCCACGGCCTCCGGGTTGGTTGCCCGCATCAGGGTCAGCAGCGAGCACCCGGAGACGGCCGTGGGCTCCATCACCATCGAGGTCACCTCAACGTCCGTGGTGGCCGCAGCTGATGCTCCCCccgctgctggggctgcacccctcgccctgctgcaggagggggtggtccccagcccctcccttcCCAAGCAGACTGAGGCTCTCGAGGGCTCAGACAGCCGAGCAAAACCCAGTGGCAAAAACTGcacgggcagcagcagcatggcagagcccctggcagccTCGGGGGGGGACAGTGACCAGGACAGAGGTTTGGAGGACCGGGgggagagcagcccctgcccagcaccaTCAGAGAGAACGCCCAGCTCAGAGCCAAGCTCCAGGAACCTGTCCTGA
- the WDR18 gene encoding WD repeat-containing protein 18 — protein sequence MAAPMEVALVSDAAGPLCNCSVWELHSGSALPGYRGGNSGPRGLALLGGEHLLGAQLGKSYINVWELQRKDQLQQKIICPGPVTCLTASPNGLYVLAGVAESIYLWEVSNGNLLAILNRHYQDLTCLCFTDDSSHFLSGAKDCLALVWNLYNVLQAEPSQIPDPRHVWSRHSLPITDLCCGFGGPLARAATASLDQTAKLWEVSSGELLLSVLFDVGIMAVTLDLSEYHMFCGGMDGSIFQVDLCAWPVQRDRTFQSERENTKVFKGHRNQVTCLSVSTDGSLLLSGSHDETVRLWDIQSKQCLKTMNHKGPVTNAFIVLAPANMFNPDGKPSVPLPKFSRHLHGTESSDEPGTEGVTLRLGLHQQEPGQSYLEKAERMYSQMHSTREKNLVGDQEHLTIQVSELEEEVSNLRKINKDLFDFSTRIITKPAK from the exons ATGGCGGCGCCCATGGAGGTGGCGCTGGTGTCGGACGCGGCGGGGCCGCTCTGCAACTGCTCGGTCTGGGAGCTTCATTCGGGTTCGGCCCTGCCCGGGTACCGCGGCGGCAACAGCGGCCCGCGAGGGCTGGCGCTGCTGGGCGGCGAGCACCTGCTGGGGGCGCAGCTCGGCAAGAGCTACATCAACGTCTGGGAGCTCCAGAGGAAG gaccagctgcagcagaagatCATCTGTCCCGGGCCTGTGACCTGCCTGACGGCCTCTCCCAACGGGCTCTACGTCCTGGCCGGGGTGGCCGAGAGCATCTACCTGTGGGAG GTGTCCAACGGGAACCTCCTCGCCATCCTGAACCGACACTACCAGGACCTCACGTGCCTCTGCTTCACCGATGACAGCAGCCACTTTCTCTCAGGGGCCAAGGACTGCCTGGCCCTGGTGTGGAACCTCTACAA cGTGTTGCAGGCAGAGCCCTCCCAGATCCCTGACCCCCGGCACGTCTGGTCCCGGCACAGCCTCCCCATCACCGACCTGTGCTGCGGCTTCGGAGGGCCCCTGGCACGGGCTGCCACTGCCTCCCTCGACCAGACAGCCAAG CTCTGGGAAGTCTCCTCTGGGGAGCTCCTGCTTTCCGTGCTCTTCGACGTGGGGATCATGGCTGTGACTCTGGACCTCTCTGAGTACCACATGTTCTGCGGGGGCATGGATGGCTCCATCTTCCAGGTTGACCTCTGTGCCTGG CCAGTTCAGAGAGACCGGACCTTCCAGTCAGAGCGGGAGAACACAAAGGTCTTTAAAGGGCACAG GAACCAGGTGACGTGTCTGTCAGTCTCCACAGACGGCAGCCTCCTGCTCTCGGGCTCTCACGACGAAACCGTCCGGCTGTGGGACATCCAGAGCAAGCAGTGCCTGAAGACGATGAATCACAAAG GTCCAGTGACAAACGCCTTCATCGTGCTGGCCCCTGCCAACATGTTCAACCCTGATGGGAAGCCCAGCGTGCCCCTGCCCAAGTTCAGCCGACACCTGCACGGCACCGAGAGCAGCGACGAGCCGGGCACTGAGGGGGTGACACTGCGCCTGGGGCTGCACCAGCAG gagcctgggcAGAGCTAcctggagaaggcagagaggaTGTACTCGCAGATGCACTCCACGAGGGAAAAG AACCTGGTGGGAGACCAGGAGCACCTGACGATCCAGGTGAGcgagctggaggaggaggtgagcaACCTCCGGAAAATCAACAAGGACCTCTTTGACTTCTCCACTCGCATCATCACCAAACCAGCCAAGTGA
- the GRIN3B gene encoding glutamate receptor ionotropic, NMDA 3B has product MAGLRALWLLAAALGAAGGHPHPCRVPAPPGRAPGPTVRLGALLPPAPARARLRAALARAAGTGPGDSPGEVTLPHNLSLEVVGGGPAARDPGSLARWLCGALAGRGVAAVLALPRSRRELLQLDFLAAALQVPFVSILDTRWPLPFRAQSPFHFHMDRQSSPETLVDVLVSVLQANNWQEPSLVLCHPWDVDGFLDLWAQRSQFFLHTILDLGYLDEPRATRYLRQHGDRVRTLSSPVLMLGCDLHRARLIFRVAEELGLPPQEFHWMLGFPLSASELQTEGLPPGLLAFGELNRPPLELFVQDMVGLVSQAIAHAAHGRPDPAQLQTTGSCNERHRAGGESPGLFLARFLANTSFHGQTGLVRVENTALVRPEQQFRVWSLRRDSQGVPTWMTVGTWSHGKLELEESVWQSQRQRMSPSEAAEGARTRLRVVTLVEHPFVFTREVDEEGNCPAGQLCLDPGTNDSAVLDALFEKIGNGSVPRAYKKCCYGYCIDLLEKLAEDMAFDFELYIVGDGKYGAWKNGRWTGLVGDLLSGTAHMAVTSFSINSVRSKVIDFTSPFFSTSLGILVRTKDTASPIGAFMWPLHWTMWVGIFVALHMTALFLTLYEWKSPYGMTPHGRNRMKIFSYSSALNLCYAILFGRTVSSKTPKCCTGRFLMNLWAIFCLLVLSSYTANLAAVMVGDKTFEELSGIHDPKLHHPSQGFRFGTVWESSAEEYIKKSFPEMHEYMRRYNVPTTPDGVTMLKTEPAKLNAFIMDKSLLDYEVSIDSDCKLLTVGKPFAIEGYGIGLPQNSPLTSNISEFISRYKSSGFIDLLHDKWYKMVPCGKRVFAVTETLQMGIYHFSGLFVLLCIGLSGSLLTSLGEHVFYRLVLPRIRRKKKFNYWLHTSQKIHRALNMGTEERKSQQLKLEQRCEPQPRSAPAAAQPWSALRKEARRVRFQLDKTPPEAEGSPWHPGNGRPPQPLDRAAGENELRELEEKIQEMREQLRAALLRKSELVSVLGSAKGGRPLPAPLATEEGREERPSSAPPQDGRD; this is encoded by the exons ATGGCGGGGCTGCGGGCGCTCTGGCTGCTGGCGGCGGCGCTGGGGGCGGCGGGGGGACACCCGCATCCCTGCCGGGTCCCGGCACCCCCCGGCCGCGCCCCCGGCCCCACCGTGCGCCTCGGGGCTCTGCTGCCGCCCGCGCCCGCCCGCGCCCGGCTCCGCGCCGCGCTGGCCCGAGCCGCCGGTACCGGCCCCGGGGACAGCCCCGGGGAGGTGACGCTGCCCCACAACCTCAGCCTGGAGGTGGTGGGGGGCGGCCCGGCGGCGCGGGACCCCGGCTCGCTGGCGCGGTGGCTTTGCGGGGCGCTGGCGGGGCGCGGCGTGGCCGCCGTCCTGGCGCTGCCCCGCTCCCGccgggagctgctccagctcgACTTCCTCGCCGCCGCCCTCCAGGTCCCCTTCGTCAGCATCCTGGACACCCGCTGGCCGCTGCCTTTCCGAGCGCAG AGCCCCTTCCACTTCCACATGGACCGGCAGAGCTCACCGGAGACGCTGGTGGATGTGCTGGTGAGCGTCCTGCAGGCCAACAACTGGCAGGAGCCCAGCCTGGTGCTCTGCCACCCCTGGGATGTCGACGGCTTCCTCGACCTCTGGGCCCAACGTTCCCAGTTCTTTCTCCACACTATCCTGGACCTGGGCTACCTGGATGAGCCAAGGGCCACCCGCTACCTGCGGCAGCACGGGGACCGTGTCAGGACCCTCTCCAGCCCAGTGCTGATGCTGGGCTGTGACCTGCACCGTGCTCGACTCATCTTCCGGGTGGCCGAGGAGTTGGGGCTGCCACCACAGGAATTCCACTGGATGCTGGGCTTCCCACTCAGCGCCAGCGAGCTGCAGACCGAGGGCctgcccccagggctgctggcctTTGGGGAGCTCAACCGGCCACCGCTGGAGCTCTTTGTGCAGGACATGGTGGGACTGGTGTCCCAGGCCATTGCCCACGCTGCCCACGGCCGCCCTGACCCCGCACAGCTGCAGACCACGGGCAGCTGCAATGAGAGGCACCGGGCAGGCGGCGAGTCCCCGGGGCTCTTCCTTGCCCG GTTCCTGGCCAACACATCCTTCCACGGCCAGACGGGGCTGGTGCGTGTGGAGAAcacagcactggtgaggccgGAGCAGCAGTTCCGCGTCTGGAGTCTGCGCAGGGACTCGCAGGGTGTCCCCACCTGGATGACAGTGGGCACCTGGAGCCACGGcaagctggagctggaggagagcgTGTGGCAGAGCCAGCGGCAGCGCATGAGCCCCAGCGAGGCGGCCGAGGGGGCCCGCACACGGCTGCGGGTGGTGACGCTGGTGGAGCACCCCTTCGTCTTCACCAGGGAGGTGGATGAGGAAGGGAACTGCCcggctgggcagctctgcctggacCCCGGCACAAATGACTCGGCCGTGCTGGACGCCCTCTTTGAGAAGATTGGCAACGGCTCGGTGCCACGGGCGTACAAGAAGTGCTGCTATGGGTACTGCATCGACCTGCTCGAGAAGCTGGCCGAGGACATGGCCTTTGATTTTGAGCTCTACATCGTGGGCGATGGGAAATATGGGGCCTGGAAGAATGGGCGCTGGACGGGACTGGTAGGGGACCTGCTCAGTGGCACGGCCCACATGGCCGTCACCTCCTTCAGCATCAACTCAGTGAGGAGCAAAGTCATCGACTTCACCAGCCCCTTCTTCTCCACCAGCCTGGGCATTCTGGTGAGGACGAAGGACACGGCATCGCCCATCGGGGCCTTCATGTGGCCCCTGCACTGGACCATGTGGGTGGGCATCTTCGTGGCGCTGCACATGACCGCGCTCTTCCTCACCCTCTACGAGTGGAAGAGCCCCTATGGAATGACCCCCCACGGCCGCAACCGCATGAAGATCTTCTCCTACTCCTCAGCCCTCAACCTCTGCTACGCCATCCTCTTTGGGCGCACTGTCTCCAGCAAGACGCCCAAGTGCTGCACCGGCCGCTTCCTCATGAACCTCTGGGCCATCTTCTGCCTCCTGGTGCTCTCCAGCTACACGGCCAACCTGGCAGCTGTCATGGTGGGGGACAAGACCTTCGAGGAGCTCTCGGGCATCCACGACCCAAAG CTCCATCACCCCTCACAGGGCTTCCGCTTCGGCACAGTGTGGGAGAGCAGTGCTGAGGAGTACATCAAGAAGAGCTTCCCCGAGATGCACGAGTACATGCGGCGCTACAACGTCCCCACCACCCCTGACGGCGTCACCATGCTCAA GACAGAGCCTGCCAAGCTCAACGCCTTCATCATGGACAAGTCGCTGCTGGATTATGAGGTCTCCATCGACTCCGACTGCAAACTGCTCACTGTGGGCAAGCCCTTTGCCATTGAAG GCTACGGCATCGGCCTCCCCCAGAACTCACCGCTGACCTCCAACATCTCCGAGTTCATCAGCCGCTACAAGTCCTCGGGGTTCATCGACCTCCTGCACGACAAGTGGTACAAGATGGTGCCCTGCGGCAAACGCGTCTTCGCCGTCACTGAG ACCCTGCAGATGGGCATCTACCACTTCTCGGGGCTGTTCGTGCTGCTGTGCATCGGGCTGAGCGGCTCCCTCCTCACCTCGCTGGGCGAGCACGTCTTCTACCGCCTCGTCCTGCCCCGCATCCGGCGCAAGAAGAAATTCAACTACTGGCTGCACACGAGCCAG AAAATCCATCGGGCTCTGAATATGGGCACGGAGGAGCGGAAGAGCCAGCAGCTGAAGTTGGAGCAGAG GTGCGAGCCCCAGCCGCGGTCCGCGCCGGCGGCAGCGCAGCCCTGGAGCGCCCTGCGGAAGGAGGCACGGCGGGTGCGCTTCCAGCTGGACAAAACCCCCCCCGAGGCTGAGGGCTCCCCGTGGCACCCCGGGAACGGGCGGCCCCCGCAGCCCCTGGACAGAGCGGCCGGTGAGAACGAGCTccgggagctggaggagaagatCCAGGAGATGCGGGAGCAGCTGCGAGCGGCGCTGCTGAGGAAGAGCGAGCTGGTGTCCGTGCTGGGCTCCGCCAAGGGCGGCCGGCCCCTGCCCGCCCCGCTGGCCACCGAGGAAGGCCGGGAGGAGAG GCCCAGCTCAGCCCCGCCGCAGGACGGCCGCGAttag